One Phaseolus vulgaris cultivar G19833 chromosome 4, P. vulgaris v2.0, whole genome shotgun sequence DNA window includes the following coding sequences:
- the LOC137838497 gene encoding uncharacterized protein, translating to MTTRPPRSRSEEMTMQQLVGMVQGLQEAMAASRAEQERMQADRIASLARNEELHRTNEELRRDRCDVDEPETASPLREFTTPFSQAILGTTIPNTFTGPKVTFTGKEDPEAHLAAFHTQMMLVGGSDTVKCKLFMSTLTGMALDWFVSLPEGHVTSFAQLSRLFREQYLANRAPAPVSYDLFDVKQFQGETLKEYISRFGAQAVKVGTTDEPMIVYAFGKVVRPGSFGKSLNCRLPKTFAEVRRRALEHIASKGEAYEKCIPAAPARPRVQIRTQPARVHEAATERRNPDRKRTYEARRAPPRTRTEGRREGGRPLRHNFVVELKDLIVVPNIADRLRPPAKSDKILGPHKESWCETLHWMLVWICR from the coding sequence ATGACCACCAGACCTCCGCGCTCCAGgagcgaagagatgaccatgcaacaacttgTGGGCATGGTGCAAGGGCtgcaagaagcaatggcagcCTCAAGAGcagaacaggaacgcatgcaggcggatcgcATAGCCTCTCTGGCGAGAAACGAGGAGCTCCACCGTACCAACGAAGAGCTACGTCGCGATCGGTGCGATGTAGACGAGCCTGAGACTGCCTCCCCACTTAGGGAATTCACCACACCGTTCTCACAAGCGATCTTAGGAACAacaatccccaacacgttcacaGGGCCTAAGGTGACCTTTACAGGAaaggaggatcctgaggcacacctcgcggcgttccacacacagatgatgttgGTCGGAGGCTCTGACACCGTAaaatgcaagctctttatgagcactttAACCGGAATGGCCCTGGATTGGTTCGTCAGCCTTCCAGAGGGTCACGTCACGTCCTTTGCTCAACTCTCACGACTATTTAGAGAGCAGTACTTAGCCAATAGGGCCCCAGCCCCGGTCTCGTACGACCTTTTCGACGTGAAACAATtccaaggggagaccctgaaggagtacataagtcgctttggagcacaagcgGTGAAGGTGGGTACTACCGATGAACCCATGATTGTATACGCATTCGGGAAGGTAGTGCGACCCGGGTCTTTTGGTAAGTCGCTTAACTGCAGGCTTCCCAAGACCTTTGCTGAAGTAAGGCGACGAGCGTTGGAGCACATTGCCTCAAAGGGCGAGGCATACGAGAAGTGCATACCTGCTGCACCTGCACGACCAAGGGTGCAGATACGCACGCAACCTGCTAGGGTCCACGAAGCTGCCACAGAGAGACGAAACCCAGACAGAAAACGCACCTACGAGGCGAGGAGGGCCCCGCCAAGGACCCGAActgaaggaaggagagaggggGGTAGACCGCtgaggcacaactttgtggtggagctcaaagacctcatcgttgtgcccaacatagcagacaggttgaggccaccagcGAAGTCTGACAAAATTCTGGGGCCCCACAAGGAGTCGTGGTGCGAAACCCTAcactggatgcttgtatggaTTTGCAGATAA